The following DNA comes from Musa acuminata AAA Group cultivar baxijiao chromosome BXJ1-4, Cavendish_Baxijiao_AAA, whole genome shotgun sequence.
AAGGATACAAGGCTTAAGAATGATCGAACAAAGACCAACGAGAGAAAGCAAACAGTCAACCCAATTAGAGAAAGCAAACACGTCAACATAATACGTACCTATTTCAAATCAATAAGGACACAAGGCATAAGAATGATCAAACAAAGACCAACGAGAGAAAGCAAACACGTCAACATAATACGCACCTATATCAAATCAATGAGAAGGACACAAGGCTGAGGTGTAGAAGTCTCGGTTGTCCTTGGACACGCAAAATCTTGTCAATATCGACAAGAGTCTTGCTCATTGAGTCATCCTTTTCTAGTTGATCTGAGACAATTTGGACAAAATGGAAATAGAAAGAATGATCAAACAAAGACCAATTCAGTCTAACACCAAAGACATTAAGGACCTCTTTTACAAGACTTGTTTGCTCATTCCAGCGTTCTTATTCCAGTACTATACTGCTTGTTCACTCAACAATTCAGATATCATCAAGTGTGTAGTCCCCATTCGAATTGTGGGAGGCTGAAAAGCAGGTTAATGGCTTTACAGTTCACATGCTACATTCACAAATTGCATTCGAAGCCGAAACACTAGAGACCAACTATATTCATTAACTTCATCTTTGGAAAGCTAGTCACCACTTGTTAGGGGTGCCATTAGGCCGTTAAGCACAGTTAGGCAGCCTTCCACTTGTCTCCTCTCTTATCTGCTTCAAATAGTTCCTGAATAGCTCTGCAGTTCCACAAATTGATGTTGATGTTAAAGAATATGGTGAAGCACATATTATGACACGAAATAATGATAGCTTTGTTTTAACCCAAATTAATGATAGCTTTGGTCCCCGCAGCAAGATTTCTGCAACCATCAAGCCGTTTCATAGCCACAATGATTGTAGAATGTCAAGTAGATAAGGAGCTTGTCAGCTGGGCTCTTGATGTCGAAAATTTTAAAGAAGACATTTGCTCGAAAGAAAGTTATTGCCTCATCAACAATGTTGATTTTGTCTAGAAAGATGTAAATGCTAAATGAGTGAAAACTCACGGAACAAAATTCAGATATTACAAACAAGTAAGGGACATGAGCCAACCTTGATCTGAGACAGGAGCCGGACCCTTAATATGAATTTTCAATGGAAGAAGGGGGCAACCGCAGGCTTTCGTTATCCCTTCTTCATCAACAAAACTAGAATGATAAACCTGCCACAGCAGGATAACATTAAATATTATGGTGATTACCAGCAACAAAAGAACAACTTGTTCATTAAACAAGATTCAAATATCCAAAATGGAGAAACTTAGCCATCTCCCATGAGGATGAATCTGAAAAATAAAAGAGCTTATCACCATGACAAAGTTCAGTGCTAGTTGTTATGGTAAAAGAAGCTACCTATGTTTCTTTTGTCATGAAAATTGTGTTCTTGCTACTTCTAAACTGAAGTTCCCCTTCAGTAATTTATACCTCTTCTTCTCTAACTGTAGGATCATCATGTTGTCTGACCGTGTAATCCTTACAACACATTCAAGTGTTCACATCAATTGTATCTCTATCCAAATGATTTTATTAGAGTCAAATATCATTTTATCACAACACTATGAGTACTGTACATATTACACTTCCAGTTTGCTTTAATTAATCGAGCTTCCAGGGAAATGGAAACCTAAAAACAACAGAAAACTTTCATAGTTGTTAGTGAATCTATGACTTTTCGTTTTCAACCTCACGTTACCTTAACACAGGTACATCCACAAGTTTGACACCCCCGAAGATGTCAACACAGAAAAAGTTTTCCATCTCAACCAACACATATACTGCCTACTGTCTGACTCACattgttaaaaaaataataaatagtttCTGCATTGGCAAGGAATTTTCTGTACCACCATTTTATGTGTTTGAACTAGCTAGATACACTCTCAAGCATTGCCCGTTTCACACTCATGGAAAGTAATCTTGAAGTTGATAATCTCAATTCATTGTTTTTTAACTCATTGCAATAAATAAAATAACATCAGTTCTTAATGTAATCATTCTTTGACACTTCAGATTCTTGACTAAGGAGTTGGTTTCTTTTTAAACAATCAAACAAATTTAGTATTTACTTCCATGAAACTCATTCCAATATGATTTGGTAAACAAATTTAACATATTTTAATATATCAGTGTGTAAACACATAGTGCTAAAATCTACAGCTATTATTGTCAGAACAAGAGTTTTCCACAAATCCTTAGATTTGTGGCTGCTAATTCGCTCAACAAGCTATTTCAATCCATCTCTTGACATGCCCAAAGGCATCGCCATTCATTTACAATTGATGCATTTACTGACTATCCTTTAAAAGTCACATAAAAATCACATAAATCATCTGGATAAGCAAATCTCTCTCATTGTCAAAACTCAAAAGCATGGATCCAAGCCTGGTTCTGCGTCCAAATACAattctgaaaagaaaaaaaaaatctatacgcAACATCATCATATTTCCTCTTGGGCATCTCTTTTGCTTTCCCTTTTGCTCCTCGTTTCAAGGCACAAACATAAGCAAGAGCAAGAAATCTAGGCACAGGACAAATCCTCTAACCAAATGTGCACCAATCTATGAACAGATAATTATTAAgcgaaaaaaaatcaattatcacATGATCCAATGATATAATTGAGATAGGAGGATCAGAAGCAGATCTAACAAGAGCAAGACCGAACGAAACACCCCAATAGataatctaataagaaaattttcgATCGAGCAGAGGGAGAAACAAGAGGTACCGTTTCCTTCTTCGATCGAGTTCGGGCTTACGAGATCAAGCGAGGACACAAGAGATATCGACGGGCAGGAAGGGGGGGGAACAAGAACTCCGGGAACGTTCGGAACGCCGTTCCTTTACTTGGTGGAGAAGGTGGATAGGTAATTTTGCTCCGACACCCTTCAACTCTTGACAAATCATATACTGTATGTGCTCGCTTTTTGCTTGACCTGTAAACGGATCGGGTCAGAGTAGCCCCGATTGGATCCGATAAATAAAGGATGCAACCTTCGTTTACCACCAAGGCATGTATCAGATTATATTTTGGTTGAATTGACTCAGACCAGACTCGAACCTATCTAAGTTTGATTCAATTATCGTATATACTTGTGGAAACGTGCATGTTTCACGAACCGTGTTGATAATAACTTGAGTGCTAAATTGACTATAATTTGAAGATAATAGAGCATCTCAACCTGCATCCATTTTGGATAATGAATAAAGATAAAAGCACTAGGATGTGCAACCAAATCAATCTTAAGTCTAGAATTAGAATATAGTTGGATAAACTAAGAAAAATAACACTATAGCATTCTACAAAACAAAATGTTATCTTTCCTATGAAAGCAATCAATACCCATCACAAGATCATTTCAAGACTATAATTCGGGTGAATTGGTTTCACTTGCAATGAATAATAGAAGAGGATGGTTCATAATTTAAAATGGGTCTGAAGAAATTCTCCTTGACATGGACCAACTAATAACCAAACCATTCGATATGTGTACCAAACTATTTCTGGAAcaaatatgatgcaacctaaaacATCTGTTGCTCATCTCAAGCACCATTAAGTCGTTACACGATAGCATTTGCTGCACTAGCAATTCTTGGCCACAGATCGGCACATTCCTTCCCGATGGGTCCCGTGATAGCAGATCCTGTAATAGTCAAGACGATTAACAAAGTGTTTATGTTCCAATACTCAAAACAAAGATCATATGTGAGCGAGATCCTGAAAACACTATAGATTAAATTGATATCGCAGTTTTGACTAACCATATATCGGTTTTTTTATAACATTACCGCTTATAGATTTTCACAAAAAAGATTTAAGAATACACGAGGCTTATTTTTAATTATGTACTTAGATTTCTCATGTTTTAACTTTTAAAGTGAAAAGATTACCCACAATATGATACATACCTTTCATTTCTCCCTTCGGATTAACAATGACTCCAGCATTATCTGTATCATTCAAAGGGTAAAAGCATAAGATACCTTGAAGTGTGCAAAACTAAGTAGGATCGCATATAAAACAACTACAAAAATCCCTCAAGTTACTGCTACCTCAGTAGAATATTAAGAAAATTCAAGCAAGATAATGTCAATTGCCAAACTTATTTAGTAACAATTCGATTTTGAGATGAAATGGTCTATTGTAGAGAACAGGGATTACAATAAATGCAAAATCATTATCACCCAGCGACGTGTTTCACGCTTGCCTAGGCGCTCGAGTGAGACGAAGCATGAGTTCCTCGATGGACCCTAGGTGAGATGCCTCAACTTGGTGTCGCAGAGACAAGCACTGTAGTTGAAGCACTGGACATTCTAGGTGCTCATCTCGGTTAAGCCAAGCGATCCAAACTCCTCTAACCAATCCAAACCTAATTTCCCCCTCTTCCCCTCCTCTCCAAATCCAATTCTGACCCAATCTAAACCTAATCCCCCTACACGATCCAATTAATTCTCCCACCCATCCATCCCTAAAAATTATGCTCTACCCTACTATTGGCTTTCCACGGCCACCGCATCTCCTCTCTTCGTCCACTGTATTTCTCCTAGTCCCTCTCTTCCATCCTGTTCTCCCTGCCCCTCCCCTCCCAATGAAATCTGCCACGGCTGACCTCTTGTCTCTTGGtttccctctccctcttcttctgaGGGAGAGAACATGTAACATGATTTACTCGAGTGAGTGCCACAAGCAATAAGGGATCTTGGAGCTTTACAGCACCTAGTGCTTTTGACAACTCTATTATAACAATTATAGAAAATGACTTGGCAAAACCAAACCAACAATATCCCAAATGACTTAGTACTTAAGCATATGATATATACATAAACAACATCACAATGATCAAACATTGCAGACTCAAAGATAAGAGAAGCTTTCAAGGAATTGAAACCAGGATTTCTAAAGACTTGCAAGGGAGAGTGTCATCAGCAGATACAAGAAAGAACCTTGAGAGCACCAGACACCTACTGATGAAGTCTACTTTAGTCATCCATCACAAAGGAATTCCAATATCACCTAGAACAGATGTCACTTGGAGGCCCATTTACATGAACCTACGCAATTGCGGTTTAGACAAGTATCTCAAAATTCTAGAGCATTAAGACTTGaaaacttgataatttatttCAAATCCAAGTACCAGAATAAGATTGACCCTCTTTGCTCAAGAGCACTTCTGTGCATTTTTAGTTGTCAACCATCTGAAGTGCCATAAGAAAAACCAGCCAGTTCCTTCGGAACACGATCAGAGAATTCTTATTCTCCAACATAAGATGAATTTTCGACCAATTAAAGACccaaaattttgcattattgccaATTTTACGGGTAATGATCAAACTTAATTGAGAATGAATCATAAGATTGAACTAAACTTTTCAAGTAAACCAACATAGAGATGTGCTTAGCACCTCTAGCTGAACTATGCTTCTATGATCTCAAATTTCTAGATCGATCCATAACAAGAGACAAGAGTTCCTATATACTAAAAGAGATGTTCGATGGAAATAGCTCAATACCATCCATCCTACTACATGTAATCATCAAAAGGCATTCTCAAGTCACCATATTATCAGACAAGTTAATATGTGCAATAGGCCAAGAGCATTGAAAGGGTCACAGATTGCAAACCGAGAGCAACCAACGCACCTTCGAAGTACATATAGACGCCGTCCTTTCGGCGCCAGGGCTTGCGCTGGCGGACGATGACAGCGGGCATGACCTTCTTCCGGAGATCAGGCTTCCCCTTCTTGACGGTGGCCATGACCATGTCTCCGACGCAGGCCGAGGGCAGGCGGTTGAGGCGGCCCTTGATCCCCTTGACGGAGATGATGTAGAGGTTCTTCGCCCCCGTGTTATCGGCGCAGTTCACCGTCGCCGCCACCGGCAGAGCCAGCGACATCCGGAACTTGTTCCCCGCCGTCCCTCCACGTCCTGCAAATCCCGGTACAACAAATCCCAATCAAACATCTCACACCGCCACAGATTCTGGATCGCGAAGGGTCCATTGATGGATCTCGCAGTAGTGGTGGAGACGGAGAGGTTACCTCGCTTCGACATCTTGGAAGAGCTCGCGGGACGGCACCGCAGAGACCACTTGGTAAAGCAAACTTGGAACCCTAGGGTTTTCGGTGATGAGAATAACCTTGGGAAAGGAGTAAGTGGGCCGGTGGGCTGTGTTCACTGGCCCGTTACAGTGGGCCCAAATTGGTGGACAAAGGGATGCTCAATGGAATTGGATTGTTCTCCATTTGCTAAAATAGCAACAA
Coding sequences within:
- the LOC135642068 gene encoding large ribosomal subunit protein uL14x/uL14z/uL14y-like: MSKRGRGGTAGNKFRMSLALPVAATVNCADNTGAKNLYIISVKGIKGRLNRLPSACVGDMVMATVKKGKPDLRKKVMPAVIVRQRKPWRRKDGVYMYFEDNAGVIVNPKGEMKGSAITGPIGKECADLWPRIASAANAIV